In Symmachiella dynata, the following are encoded in one genomic region:
- the acnA gene encoding aconitate hydratase AcnA, producing the protein MAGGNPFGAETKIKTVGGEYTIFRLGKLIEDGIGHIEKLPYSIRVLLEACLRNVDGFVVNESDVTKLAAWDAKNVARDEIPFKPGRVVLQDFTGVPAVVDLAALRSAMVRMGGDPQKINPLVPCDLVIDHSVQVDEFATRFALEHNVQREFERNQERYQFLRWGQQAFENFRVIPPATGIVHQVNLEYLAKVVLTRDGVAFPDSLVGTDSHTTMINGLGVVGWGVGGIEAEAVMLGQPIYMLTPEVVGFKLSGKLPEGTTATDLVLTVTQMLRAHGVVGKFVEYFGPGLEQMSLPDRATLANMAPEYGATMGFFPVDDETLAYMRRTGRTDAEVDLVERYYKEQGMFHTAESADPEFTSTLELDLSTVVSSMAGPKRPQDRILLTNMKQQWRKDLAETFGKSAPSAPVTVQDNGSTSQITDGAIVISAITSCTNTSNPSVMLAAGLLARKARAKGLNRQPWVKTSLAPGSRVVTEYLEKSGLNEDLDALGFQTVGYGCTTCIGNSGPLPTAVSEAVTEGDLVVSAVLSGNRNFEGRINQQVKANYLASPPLVVAYAIAGTTDIDLSKDPLGKDADGNDVFLKDIWPTQKEIIDTIASSLDAEMFATQYAHAADGPPEWQAISGAEGNLFAWDEKSTYVQEPPFFVDMPVEPPPIASINGARCLVSVADSVTTDHISPAGAIKPDAPAGLYLQAEGVPVSEFNSYGSRRGNDRVMTRGTFANIRLRNQLAPGTEGGVTTYLPTDEQMSIYDASLKYKESGTPLVVLAGAEYGTGSSRDWAAKGTYLLGIRAVIAVSYERIHRSNLVGMGVLPLEFQTGESRDALGLDGTETFDIALTDDIKPGQDVEVTATKADGSTIKFTTRCRIDTPVEVEYYRNGGILHKVLRDLAAS; encoded by the coding sequence ATGGCTGGCGGAAATCCGTTTGGGGCAGAAACGAAAATCAAAACCGTGGGGGGCGAATACACCATCTTTCGGCTGGGCAAGCTGATTGAGGATGGGATCGGCCATATCGAAAAACTGCCATATTCCATCCGCGTCCTGCTGGAAGCCTGTCTCCGCAACGTCGATGGCTTTGTCGTCAACGAAAGCGACGTCACCAAATTGGCCGCTTGGGATGCTAAAAACGTCGCCCGCGACGAAATCCCCTTCAAACCGGGCCGCGTGGTCTTGCAGGACTTCACCGGCGTGCCCGCTGTCGTCGATCTCGCCGCTCTCCGCAGCGCCATGGTCCGTATGGGAGGCGACCCGCAAAAAATCAATCCGCTCGTCCCCTGCGATTTGGTCATCGACCACTCCGTGCAGGTCGACGAATTCGCCACCCGCTTCGCCCTGGAACACAACGTCCAACGTGAGTTCGAGCGGAATCAAGAACGGTACCAATTCTTGCGGTGGGGCCAACAGGCGTTTGAGAACTTCCGCGTGATCCCGCCGGCCACCGGCATTGTCCATCAGGTGAATCTGGAATACCTCGCCAAGGTCGTGCTCACCCGCGATGGCGTTGCCTTTCCCGACAGCCTGGTCGGCACCGACAGCCACACCACGATGATCAACGGCCTGGGCGTCGTCGGTTGGGGCGTGGGCGGCATCGAAGCTGAGGCGGTCATGCTCGGACAACCGATCTACATGCTCACGCCGGAAGTTGTCGGCTTCAAACTCTCAGGAAAACTCCCCGAGGGAACCACCGCCACCGACTTGGTACTGACGGTCACCCAAATGTTGCGAGCGCATGGCGTGGTCGGCAAGTTCGTCGAATACTTCGGCCCGGGCCTGGAACAAATGAGCCTCCCCGACCGGGCGACTTTGGCCAACATGGCGCCCGAATACGGTGCCACAATGGGCTTCTTCCCTGTCGATGATGAGACGCTCGCCTACATGCGCCGCACCGGACGCACCGACGCCGAAGTCGATCTCGTCGAGCGATACTACAAAGAACAGGGAATGTTCCACACGGCCGAATCCGCCGATCCGGAATTCACCAGCACGTTGGAGTTGGACCTGAGCACCGTTGTCAGTTCCATGGCCGGTCCCAAACGTCCGCAAGATCGCATCTTGCTGACCAACATGAAACAACAATGGCGCAAGGACTTGGCGGAAACGTTCGGCAAGTCCGCCCCCTCGGCGCCCGTCACCGTGCAGGACAACGGCAGCACCTCGCAGATCACCGATGGCGCGATCGTCATCTCCGCCATCACCTCTTGCACCAATACCAGCAACCCCTCGGTGATGTTGGCCGCCGGCTTGTTGGCCCGCAAAGCCCGAGCCAAAGGACTCAACCGTCAGCCGTGGGTAAAAACCAGTCTCGCTCCCGGCAGCCGTGTGGTGACCGAATACCTCGAAAAGTCGGGCCTGAACGAAGACCTTGACGCACTCGGCTTTCAAACGGTCGGCTACGGTTGCACGACCTGCATCGGCAACAGCGGCCCGCTCCCTACGGCCGTTTCCGAAGCAGTCACCGAAGGCGATTTGGTTGTCTCGGCCGTTCTATCCGGGAACCGGAATTTCGAAGGCCGCATCAACCAACAGGTCAAAGCCAACTACCTCGCCAGCCCGCCGCTGGTGGTCGCCTATGCCATCGCCGGTACGACCGACATCGATCTCAGCAAAGATCCGCTGGGGAAAGACGCCGATGGCAACGACGTATTCCTCAAAGACATCTGGCCCACGCAAAAAGAAATCATCGATACAATCGCCAGTTCGCTGGACGCCGAAATGTTCGCCACCCAATACGCGCATGCCGCCGACGGTCCGCCGGAGTGGCAGGCGATTTCCGGAGCCGAGGGGAACCTCTTCGCCTGGGATGAAAAAAGCACCTACGTCCAAGAGCCGCCCTTCTTTGTCGACATGCCGGTCGAGCCGCCGCCGATTGCTTCGATCAACGGCGCACGCTGCCTGGTCTCCGTCGCCGATTCGGTCACCACCGACCACATCAGCCCCGCCGGCGCTATCAAACCCGATGCACCTGCCGGATTGTATCTCCAAGCCGAAGGCGTGCCCGTCAGCGAATTCAATAGCTACGGCAGCCGTCGCGGCAATGACCGTGTGATGACCCGCGGCACATTCGCCAACATCCGCCTGCGTAACCAACTCGCACCGGGCACCGAAGGAGGCGTGACGACCTATCTGCCGACCGACGAACAAATGTCGATCTACGATGCGTCACTGAAGTACAAAGAATCCGGCACGCCGTTGGTCGTTCTGGCCGGAGCGGAATACGGCACCGGCTCCTCGCGCGACTGGGCTGCGAAAGGAACCTACCTGCTCGGCATCCGCGCAGTGATCGCTGTATCTTACGAGCGGATTCACCGCAGCAACCTCGTCGGCATGGGCGTATTGCCTTTAGAATTCCAAACCGGCGAAAGCCGCGACGCCCTGGGACTGGACGGCACAGAAACCTTCGACATCGCCCTGACCGACGACATCAAACCGGGCCAAGACGTCGAAGTCACCGCCACCAAAGCCGACGGCAGCACCATCAAATTCACCACCCGCTGCCGCATCGACACCCCGGTCGAAGTCGAGTACTACCGCAACGGCGGAATCCTGCACAAGGTGTTACGAGACTTGGCCGCGAGTTAA
- a CDS encoding leucine-rich repeat domain-containing protein, which yields MTDSAQKSRLPRTGILVLIAGVLLIGGGALMVWLPYHREQRVSAEFQGLGGTTGARIFRPAWIPDAVSDEYLTVFERVSIVDLSETHGSDLRLVQLRGLTMLKVLDLLGTQVSDSELEHLRGLTNLENLQLRYTQVSDAGLEHLRGQKNLAYLALGDTQISDAGLGHLRGLTNLQHLALDNTKISDVGLEHLRGLTNLGYLFVEDTYVTQAGVDKLQKALPDCRISWTQSSE from the coding sequence ATGACCGACTCCGCCCAAAAAAGCCGTCTACCACGCACAGGCATACTGGTGCTCATTGCTGGGGTGCTCCTAATTGGCGGTGGAGCGTTGATGGTGTGGTTGCCGTATCATCGGGAGCAGAGGGTGAGTGCTGAGTTTCAAGGGTTGGGCGGAACTACAGGAGCAAGGATCTTTCGTCCCGCCTGGATTCCAGATGCGGTTAGTGATGAGTATTTAACCGTGTTCGAGAGAGTAAGCATAGTTGATTTATCTGAGACCCACGGCAGTGATTTGAGGCTTGTGCAACTCAGGGGGCTGACCATGCTTAAGGTACTAGATCTCCTTGGCACCCAAGTGAGTGATTCAGAGCTTGAGCATCTTCGAGGACTGACAAATCTTGAGAACTTGCAGCTCAGGTATACCCAAGTCTCTGATGCTGGGCTGGAACATCTCCGAGGACAAAAAAATCTTGCGTACTTGGCGCTCGGCGACACGCAAATTAGTGACGCAGGGCTTGGGCATCTTCGAGGACTGACAAACCTTCAACATTTAGCTCTTGACAACACTAAAATCAGTGATGTTGGCCTAGAGCACCTCCGTGGGCTGACCAACCTTGGGTACTTGTTTGTCGAAGACACATATGTCACGCAAGCAGGGGTCGATAAACTCCAGAAAGCCCTACCCGATTGTCGTATCAGTTGGACACAATCATCGGAATAA
- a CDS encoding leucine-rich repeat domain-containing protein, with amino-acid sequence MTDSAPKSRLPRTGTLVLIAVVLLIGGGALMVWLPYHREQQVIAEVERLRGRTGITIVRPFWVPDAIDDEYLGVFERIAFVEFSNPLVGDAGLEHLHGLTHLESLSLSETQITDVGLRHLRGLTNLQWLVLDNTRVRNSGLQHLRPLIKLKYLYLNNTQISDEGLEHIRGLTKLEELSLNGTQVSDVGIEHLRGLINLNCLWLGNTKVSDDGLVHLQGLTNLADISFSSTLVGDEGIEHIRKLTDLMYLSFDDTQVSDSGLERLQRLTNLRSLNVSNTTVTRTGIERLHQSLPNCIINWTPRVKRLQINDIIERLP; translated from the coding sequence ATGACCGACTCTGCCCCCAAAAGCCGCCTACCACGCACGGGCACGCTGGTGCTCATCGCCGTGGTGTTGCTGATTGGCGGTGGGGCGTTAATGGTGTGGTTGCCGTATCATCGTGAGCAACAGGTGATTGCTGAGGTCGAAAGACTTCGTGGACGAACGGGAATTACTATCGTTCGTCCTTTCTGGGTCCCGGATGCGATCGATGATGAGTATTTGGGGGTGTTCGAGAGAATAGCTTTTGTTGAATTCTCCAATCCCCTGGTCGGCGATGCGGGACTTGAACATCTTCATGGGCTCACACACCTTGAATCCCTTTCCCTTTCAGAGACCCAAATCACGGATGTAGGGCTTAGGCATCTTCGGGGGTTGACCAACCTTCAGTGGCTAGTCCTCGATAATACGCGGGTTCGCAATTCCGGTCTTCAGCACCTCCGACCGCTAATCAAGCTGAAATACCTATATCTCAACAATACGCAAATCAGTGATGAGGGGCTTGAGCACATCCGAGGGTTAACGAAACTCGAAGAACTGTCACTAAATGGCACTCAGGTCAGTGATGTCGGGATTGAACATCTACGCGGGTTAATTAACCTGAACTGTCTATGGCTTGGCAACACCAAAGTCAGCGACGATGGTCTAGTGCATCTTCAGGGGTTAACCAATCTTGCCGACATCTCCTTTAGCAGCACTCTAGTCGGTGATGAGGGCATTGAACATATCCGAAAGCTAACTGACCTAATGTACCTGTCGTTCGATGACACTCAAGTGAGTGATAGCGGGCTTGAACGCCTGCAACGACTAACCAACCTTCGCTCCCTAAACGTCAGCAACACAACAGTTACACGAACAGGAATCGAAAGGCTCCACCAATCTCTACCCAATTGTATAATCAATTGGACGCCCCGAGTGAAAAGACTCCAAATCAATGACATAATTGAGCGTTTACCATGA